The Xenopus tropicalis strain Nigerian chromosome 7, UCB_Xtro_10.0, whole genome shotgun sequence genome includes a region encoding these proteins:
- the aurkaip1 gene encoding aurora kinase A-interacting protein (The RefSeq protein has 1 non-frameshifting indel compared to this genomic sequence) yields MWLTRLALRFSTATKLAGCLVPRSCSVFVNRKILCASYSSQLTQRQQVPPHNWLSLETELDDILVPRMMSLSPLESLLSSRYSLPKPEALNTIEPPEQENSYKCPTHQDDKDMDENTEEKNIVQCKNVLKIRRRKMNKHKYKKLQKRMKFLKRKIKDGRRRRQQLRFERDLKRIWKKAGLEKAPDGWQVPKIYVKH; encoded by the exons ATGTGGCTTACACGGCTAGCCTTGCGCTTTTCTACAGCTACAAAACTTGCAG GATGCCTTGTACCACGGAGTTGCTCAGTGTTTGTGAACCGCAAAATTCTTTGTGCAAGTTACAGCTCTCAGCTGACTCAGAGGCAGCAGGTTCCCCCACACAACTGGTTAAGCTTGGAGACTGAGCTTGATGACATTCTAGTACCACGTATGATGTCCTTGAGCCCTTTGGAAAGTTTACTTAGTAGTCGCTACTCTTTGCCTAAGCCCGAGGCTCTGAATACTCATATAGAGCCACCGGAGCAAGAGAATTCCTATAAATGCCCCACTCATCAGGATGATAAAGATATGGATGAAAACACAGAAGAGAAGAATATAGTGCAGTGTAAGAATGTCCTCAAGATTCGGCGGAGAAAGATGaacaaacacaaatacaagaagCTGCAAAAACGTATGAAATTTTTGAAGCGTAAGATAAAGGATGGACGGAGGCGCAGGCAGCAG TTACGATTTGAAAGAGACTTAAAACGCATCTGGAAGAAGGCTGGGTTAGAGAAAGCACCGGATGGTTGGCAGGTTCCAAAGATTTATGTGAAACATTGA